A window of Ornithodoros turicata isolate Travis unplaced genomic scaffold, ASM3712646v1 ctg00000917.1, whole genome shotgun sequence genomic DNA:
CTGAACGTATTCAATGCGAACGTAGCGTGTCTCTCGTGTTTGTCCTCGTTCCTGTTTCGATGCATCGAAGGATCACGTATCAACCTGCCCATCTAGTAACGAACGTATTCAATGTGTTCATCCCATAGCAACTGTTCGTTAAAGATGACACTCAAACATTTGATGCATTTTACAATATCAACAGGACTATTAAGATATACTATCCCTTTATTTAGACTAACGCTCCTGTTTTTGGTCGAAATATGATTGCTTCAGTTTTACTACTATTAATGCGTGAAGAGTTTAAATTAACCCATTTTtccaagttgcaaagcatctcgtTAGCAGTAGTGGCTATTACATCATTATCAGAGCCGCTGGAAAACACGCTTGCATCGTCCGCATACGAAATAAATTCACAATTGACATCAATGTTAATTATGTCATTTAGTTATCGGGTATCAGATCAGGGTATCTCAACTGGGAGcagagttgtgaggttcccaaaacgtaccatattttaaaaattaggcaaatttgcgattttttatctcctcaaaggcaaaccttaggatcttcacaacttacaatgcaatgctacccaccccagacaatatgtaaaaaaaagtattaaatagttatgaagatacgtggcgtcaaactgcgtaggaaacgcaatggtcgaaatgtccACATCAGAATGATCATTCATTAAAATAGAACCACCGATTATTTTTAGTTACTTTCAGTGCCAAAATATGCCTCCTAAGGACAAgcttttaatatatgtttgaaaggaaaaaaaaatcaccaccgtgcatgatccggcgtgaaatcaccgtataataactgaaatatacagggtgttcaaaattaagctttcactagcactttagaaataggcgaacaaaagaaaactggctcctatttttctgttccttgtgtAAGAAATAGGTGCTACATAATAAGCAGCAGCTGTTTttttacacaagtagcgtaaagttatcatccagTTTCCTGTTATCGCTGTGATTgtgtagcgctcgtgaaagcttaattttgaacaccctgtatagttcaGTGTATTGCAGACGTTGCATTTATCCAGCAACGCATCATTACTCATGAAGCAGTCACAACTTACAAGTCATCTTTACAGGTGAGTTGTACTGGTTGTACATGCGTGAGGGAGTAGAGTCTTGTGTACTTCTTCCCAGAATGTGTCGCAGAGTAGAAATTTTAGGAGCACCACCTAATGCAGCTGAGGGTGCATGCGTGGTATTATGCAGTCCAGCATGGCTACGAAGAGCGTGTCGTGTCCTGTTCCTTGGGATGCTGGACATAGAAGTTTATTGTCATGAGCGCAAAATAATGTGCTTGCTGATATTGTCAAATAGCTACGATGTCCGTTCAACAGTAGATTCCAAAGATATGGTATTGCATTTCGATGAGAAAGCTAATCTCGAAAATGTGCTAACGTCATAATATGTGATGCAGATAAGGTCTTCTTCGCCAGACCTGGGTCATCTCCAGAGACCTCCCACATGAAATGGTCACAGACTGGCAAACATAGCATTCTGAAATCTTTCTCATCCTTTAAGTAGCATTCAACTGAATTTTGTTAGACCTGTAAATCATTTTATCATGTCATTGATGTGATCTGTGGTACTGTCAAATGGGTGCTCGTGTCTGTGCAGCAGTACATATCGCGGAACTGATACTGTTTCTAGCGTTTAAATGGGAAAGCTAATCTCGTAAATATGgtaacgccgaaataaatcatccTGAAGTGGTGCTCTTTGCCAGACCTGAGTCCATCCCCGCAGAGGCCGCTTACATCAAATAGTCATAAACGTAACATGGACTTCAAAAACCGCTTACTACTACTGGAAACACTCTAGTCCTTTAAGATAACAGTTAACTGGATAACGTTAGACGCGTAACTCATTTCAGCTGTCTAAGAAGTGGCGTTCCACACGTGTTTTgcagcaccaccacaaccaccacctgcaCCATGTTATCGAAAATCGTGACCATCAGAAAATAAAATTTGCTTCATGTCAACACATCATGCTGCCGTATAATCAGCAATAATCATCCGAACTCCTATTACAAGAACGGATTGAGGAATCATTAACAAAGATGCTTCAACGGGGAGAAACGCACATCCGAGAAAAACGTGAACAAAAAGAGTCTCACCTGGTGGACAATGGGCGTACGCATACGAATTTGTAGCGCGGAGATAGCGTGGAGAATCACAACTGTTCAAGCAGCGTCGTCCACGTGCCTTGCCCACATATCGTGCGACGTTATCTCGTTCGATGCCATCTCTTAATGTGATAAGTTtgacacaaatgaaatatgaGATTTTAAAAACTACAGACACCCAGCGCAAAATGTGACAACTTACATTTGTTAGACCGTGCATGATGTGAGACCgtgagacgccagaagccagagtgaccgttaacgaagcgaaggaaaagacgctttgcacacggaaccatgcacgtgttctcagaaggcagggcccgtataacaattgaaaaacaatatgcGTCAATCTAGGCGTAAAGAGCTAATACTCCAACGCAGAGCCTCAATTTATCCGTCAAGACGAAATCGTATGCGTCAGGATATAGGAGTAAATCATGCCCTCCGtcccatttacgcataaaactccgccctttacgcttacagcgagcgcgtttacgggtactaggaataaaacagagcttgacggatacggcgtctgcgattttgtcgaactttacgcttagtaagggtaagattggacgtaagcgtaaatttatccgtttcgtttctgagagtgtagacgcacatttcgcgcgcgcttctttgcgaaaattaagcaggcggggctaaggCGTAatcactacttttttttttcgattatttctgttgcgatactgtgcatattttttgttgggtctgcggttatccgtctAGGACTTTATATTTctgtaacagaaaaaaaaaaaaaacgaaaagtgaAGTTCgattggcaattttcaaagctcaataaaaaaaacacaaaaaataaTTTCCCGCAAATAAAACTTGTCCAAAGGcatcctcaatggtggcaaatgTCTCCAGAAGGTGATTGCCGGAAGTCCCAcagtcctccggcgagtacgtcgtcAGTcataattttttatcacttcaggtgaaacaccctgtatgtgtgcaATAGAGAGTGTGTGCAATGGAGAGGCTACAGTGTCGACTGGTACGCCGCCGCCCAGTGTTCGGATTGCTTCGCAACGCGTCAATCGAGTAGCATAAACTTTCTTGACGCTGCGCTGCTGCTTGTTCGGCTAGCACGTTTTTGTCTTCTGCTACGTATGTGGAAccgtggttgtggtggtgatgaaactACTCGCCGGTAGTTGGCCACGCTCAGAGCTAGATCTGCTTGCACTGGCACAGGGTTGAGGCAATGACCGGGATCCCATGGTTGACGGAGGCATGTCGGCATGTGCCAGTAGAGGGTGAGAGGGAGAATCGTGACTTCGCCCGTTTTTCTGCGTCGGGTATTCACAGAGACACTTTTTTTTCGTAGTCGTAGAGCTTCATTGTGCTGTGTTTTAAATCGCGGCTTCGAAATATACGTATTGCAAATGTGTAATAATTAGACCGCGAATTTTCATATAAATGCATAGCTTTTCTCTCTCGATATAGTGCCGTGTCCGCACGATAAGATCACTTTTCCTTTTAGTTTGGGACCGGTTAAGGTGGTTATAtcaataatggtaccgtgatgttacacgtaaggtttgtctgtgTGGGAACATGTTGCATATGCAGCAGTGTAGGAGTGCCGATAATTTgaaccacctggggttcttttgacgtgcgccggaaatctccgacacgcggtgctggaagcaatatttacctcccccacattgctacgcATTGCATTGTACGTTATGGCATGTCCCACATGACacatgatgagatggggcttaGGCCACATGAAAATGCGCGCATAGTGCATACTTTGGGATATTTCCTTTTGCTCCAAATAcctttgctctctctctctctccgtctcTCTGTTTCAGATGACCAGGTGCCAAggctttctgttttttttgtttttttttcatggaagGTTTAGCTGGCTTCGGGAGTGCTTTAGGTTCTCCTTCACGAGAATTTCGTTCACAGTATAAACTGAacccgaacaaaaaaaaaaaaaaaaatggcggttcCGATTTTTGTTTTGAGTGCCCCTTGCTTCAATCGCTCTTGTTCGCATGGAGTACCTACATTACCTGTGCACGGTAGCACAGCGCGTTTATGGTGACATTGCACAAGCTAAGATTCTTCACCACGTTCCCCTTATGGTTTCCACACCGTATCGCTGTGTCACTCTTATGCACTGTGGTGCCGTGACGTAGCGACCCTACCCAAAACGCGCTCGGTGGTACTCTGTCCCTCGTACTCCGGTACCTCTACGAAACGGTCTTTCAGAGCCACCAACAAGCCCCGGCGACGTTTCCAAGGTTGGTTATCCGACCTCCCTTTCCTCCATACGTCACGGAGCAGGAGCAGTACTTACGCGCTACAACCTACAAGATGGAGCCCTAGGGTTCATCAAGATCGTCACGCTCCGGAAAAGGAGTGACACCGTTTAGTAAAAAGGGGCACGCTCCCTGCGCTCTGGAGCCCTCCATTGACTGCGTTGAGTGAAGACTGCTCCAAACACATATTTTCAAGTGTGGAAATAAATGCAACAAAGAGAAGTAAGAGCAAGAAGCCTTGCTGACTTCCTGACTTCACACCGCCATATTGAAAGTGAATTTCGAGCTATGGTTTTTGCTCTTGGGATTGCCTCTTCCTTTGGAAAGGTTCTGATTCCGTCGGACTCCCTGTCTGTCATTTCAACAATGACCTCTACCACTAGCGTGTTCTTATCTGTTTTGCTCCGCCACATATAACTGACATTGTTCTTACGTGGATCCCCGGTCATCGTGGACTGCTACCTAAGGACATGGCTGAGAGCGTGGCGAAAATGTCTTTGTCGGGCGAGATTCTAGGTGTTTTGGCGATCGTTTGCGGATGTTGTGCGTTCCAGATACAAACGCATTCTTGCCCTCTTCAGTACTCTTACCCCCACCTCTGATATGAACATCTGGCTTTTAAGTGGCAGCGGAAGTGCTGCACCTCCAGCCAGCATGAAGTCTACCTATCACGCACTAGATGCCTAGTGCTACCTTCATCTGCACAGCTTAGGAGTGCATTTATCCCCAGCGTGCACACACTGCGGGCAGGACGAAATAGTAGAGCACCTCTTGCTCCTGTGTCCCCGTTATCACCGCCTTCGTCGGACCTACATATATACACGCCTCTAACACGGCTGGGAGCTACTCTGTCGTTACCGGCAGTACTACCATAATGGGAGGGGGTGTAACTCTGTTGCCGCTGGCACTCTGTATTTTATGTATCAATCACTTCGTTTTTAGCTTTTTCCAAAGAGCACAAGTGAGCGCTTTCCTATACGCTTAGAACCCTAGTGTTTTTGTATGTCACGAGACCTGGTTCACCATACCCTGACCAATCTCCGTTTGCAGATCAAGGTCAATggagaggaagaaaaagaaggagaagatgatgacgatgataatgttCGAATCTTTGGATGTCGTACGATGCACACTTCTGAAAAGCGCATAGTATTTTCCAGTGCGGGCAGCCAATGTTCATGGCTTGTTGACCACGTAGCCTATTGGACTGTGCTCACCGCCTTTGCAACGTTAGTAATGGGAGCGTTCGCCCTCATTGCTATCCCGTTCCTTCCGAGTCGGCTCGACGTCTTCCCGTTCAGCGTTGGACAAGAAATCCCGGATGAAGTACAAGATAGCGATGTGATCGCATCCTCTCCGATGCCAGCATCAGGTCAAGGCTGCAGAACGCAGGCTTGCAGTCGCGAAGCCCGATCTCTTCTAAACTCATTGAACAGCTCTTTCGACCCGTGCGACGACTTCTACCTGTATGTCTGTTCTAACTGGAGAAATCGCCACAGTGCATATTCTGAAGAAGCAAAGACTTCTGTCGATGACGTTCTCTTGTTCCAATACAGCGATCTGGTTGGGAACATCCTCCACAATTCACACTCAGCAATGCCAGCGGCCAAGCTAGTGTTCGATACCTGTATTCACCCGCCTAAGTCTCTGTTCCCAGCTATGAGAGACAACCTTCTGTACCTGATGCGTGTGCAGAACTGGCCGTACCTCCGCACGCACCTGTCAAAGATATCGCAAGAGGACGTATCGGCCAGAATCGGTGCGTTGTATCGTTACCTGGGCCTGGACAGTCTCTTCCACTTTTCCGTACTCGAGGGTACATCAAATTCCGTGCCTGTCATCGGCGAGCCCGACCTCCTCATCGGCAACTTTCAAGGGCCACTCAGGTCGTACGAATTTCTCACGACCGCATTTACTTCGGTGATGAATTGGATGAATAAGTTCGCTGACACAGACGTCGCTTTGTTCGAAGTCGAACTTGCGAGGAGGAAGGTCCTCGCTAGTCATTTGAACGAATGCGTTTTGAAGCGGTGCAAAAGACAGATGGCGACGGATCTTCCCGCCAATAAACTAGTCGTTTGGAAAACGATCTTGGAACGAGCGTTTGATGAACAAGTCATGCTCAAGTCCAACGGAGAGGTGAGAGTGGCTAGCCTAGATTACCTACTAAGTTTCAACGATACTCCGACGCTGCCGAGGAAGTCCGACATTTTAAACTACATCGTATTTCGTGTCGTGATGGCTCTGTCACCTTTAATACATAACAACACGCTGCGTCGGGAGCTAGCATCGTTGGCGTACGCCGCACACCCGCCGTTTGCTCCCTACCAGCCAGACGTTCACTACTGCGTTCGGTTCCTGGATAGGTTTGAACCGTACGTGCCAATGTTGCTCGCTTACGACGAGAGCGTGCTTTTAGTCGGCTACGATACCCTTCAGGGACTCCTACTGAACGACCTGAAGAACGCGTTCAACGAATTTCTTTCGAGCGAGATTACCTTTTCTGGTACTTTCAAGAACGGCTTGCTCGAAAGACTGGCGAAGATAAGTTGGGAACCTGTGGTGCCGCAGGCGCTCTTCAGCAAGGAGTTTCGCAAGAGATACGTCGATAAGATGTACACTGGCAGTCCTGTTCGTCCCCTCAATGATTTTTATTTCTCCTGGCTTCAAGAAGCTGTCAGAAAGAAACACGGAACGAGAACTGGTCGGCACCCTATCACTGGCTGGAAGGGAGGGTTCCTGCGAGCTTTCCCGTCTCTGGAACCACCATTCCGACAGATGGAAATACCTCTTCCTGTTTTTGACTTCAGGCTGCCAAATGACGAATCCGTCCGACGCTTGCACGTGCCTCGCGTGGCTACTCGCATCTACCGAACCCTCTACCAGTTTGTTTACACGTGGGCGTACAACTTCTACCACAAAACGGCTGACTCAGACCCTGTCTCCACTCTAGAGAACGCAAGAGGCTGTCTGCGACTGGACTACGCGTTCCTGACGTCGCCCTTTTCTCAACTGACCCTAAATGCGGAAGCTACATCCCTGATGGACCTATTCGATTACCTGGCAATTCGGCCCGCTTTCGGGGCCTTCATGCAGTTGTCCCTGAATGGAAGTTTCTGGATTCACGAGGCGCCACTATTCAGCGCAGAGAAGTTGTTCTTCATTTACTACGCCCTGGGATACTGCGAATACAATAATCCGATGTACTTAGACAAGTCTATGAGGCAATCTCACGAGAGCCCCGCTTGGTATAAGGTGAATGGACCACTCCGGCATTTCGATGGCTTCGCGAAAGCTTTTAACTGTACCAAAGGAACGTTCATGAATCCGCTTCACAAGTGTTTGTAGTGCCTTTCTTCATAAATTTGTTTCCGTATGCGGCAAATGGGCTGAGAACCATACTGGATATTACGATATTTATGGTTAAAATACGAGTAGTAAACAGATAATTTGTACTGTTGCGTTGTTTCGAATAGTGTACGAGAGCTGACAGTGTACGGGTTGCCTTATTATCCCGACCCAGTTTGTACAACTGTGTACCACAACTTTGTACAACAGAGGGATATGTACAACGGTACATATCCCTCAGTAGAGTTGAGATCGAAGCTGATGCACTTGTCCATAGCATTTCGAAGAGTCAGCAACAGAGATACTTTATTTCAATGATTGTGATTGGGGTTTGGCATCGCAACTTCCTTACCACCTGTTTCGTCAATGCCCTAACATCTGACAAGAGCGCATCCAGCTTAGAAACAGGCTCGACCCTGGGTGGAAACACGATGGCTCCAGCCCGAAAAAGCATGTTCAGGAACCAGTTCCACAATGGGCGCAGTCTGGAAGGCTGGCTGGCTACACAGTAAACTTCTTTACACTTtcttggtgtaaatggcttgtcccatggcgcacaccttctTGGTGTTGCTTTTACACCCGAATCAAGGGTGTTGTCTAAAACACACTTTAATTAGGTGTATTCCTCataaaacactcttataatgggcg
This region includes:
- the LOC135375732 gene encoding membrane metallo-endopeptidase-like 1, with translation MGAFALIAIPFLPSRLDVFPFSVGQEIPDEVQDSDVIASSPMPASGQGCRTQACSREARSLLNSLNSSFDPCDDFYLYVCSNWRNRHSAYSEEAKTSVDDVLLFQYSDLVGNILHNSHSAMPAAKLVFDTCIHPPKSLFPAMRDNLLYLMRVQNWPYLRTHLSKISQEDVSARIGALYRYLGLDSLFHFSVLEGTSNSVPVIGEPDLLIGNFQGPLRSYEFLTTAFTSVMNWMNKFADTDVALFEVELARRKVLASHLNECVLKRCKRQMATDLPANKLVVWKTILERAFDEQVMLKSNGEVRVASLDYLLSFNDTPTLPRKSDILNYIVFRVVMALSPLIHNNTLRRELASLAYAAHPPFAPYQPDVHYCVRFLDRFEPYVPMLLAYDESVLLVGYDTLQGLLLNDLKNAFNEFLSSEITFSGTFKNGLLERLAKISWEPVVPQALFSKEFRKRYVDKMYTGSPVRPLNDFYFSWLQEAVRKKHGTRTGRHPITGWKGGFLRAFPSLEPPFRQMEIPLPVFDFRLPNDESVRRLHVPRVATRIYRTLYQFVYTWAYNFYHKTADSDPVSTLENARGCLRLDYAFLTSPFSQLTLNAEATSLMDLFDYLAIRPAFGAFMQLSLNGSFWIHEAPLFSAEKLFFIYYALGYCEYNNPMYLDKSMRQSHESPAWYKVNGPLRHFDGFAKAFNCTKGTFMNPLHKCL